The nucleotide window AGCTGATGGGATGGTCCCGCCCCTTAAAAAGGGGTATATTTCAAGTTCACCACAACTTCGAAATGGAGGACCATCCCAATGAAAGTAGCTACCATAATCGGAATTGATTTGGCAAAGTCCAGCATCCAGCTTTATGGAGTTGATTCACGAGGAAAAGCAGTGCTTAAGAAAAAACTACCTCGTAAGCAAATCCTGACTTTTTTTGCTAACYATCCGCAATGTTTAGTTGGAATGGAGTCATGTGCAACTTCTGCTTACTGGCAACGTGAAATTGCGAAATTAGGGCATACTGTAAAGCGTATACATGCTCGATTTGTTAAGCCATATCTGATGGCTGACAAAAATGACGCAAATGATGCAGCAGCAATATGTGAAGCTGTTTCAAGGCCGCATATGCGTTTTGTTCCTCCAAAAGGTCAGGAACAATCTGATATTCAAGCACTGCATCGTGTCCGCTCAGCCTTGATCCAAGAAAGGACTGCAAAATTTAACTCTGTCCGAGGACTCCTTGCTGAGAACGGAATTATCATAGCCAAAGGCGCAGCGCATGTCCGGACTCACTTGCCCCTGATCTTGGATGACTATGAAAACGCATTGTCAGCGACAGTTCGAATCCTTTTAAGAAAGCAATTGGATTTGATAGATGTTCTTGATGAACAGCTCAATGAATTAGATGGGATGGTTAAAACTCTCGTARAGGAAAGAGAGGAATGCTCTCGGCTGAAGGAGATTCCCGGAGTCGGTGACCTCACGGCGACAATTCTTGCTGCGGTGCTTGGAAATGGAAACAACTTTAAAAATGGCAGACAATTTGCGGCATATCTAGGATTAGTGCCGCGCCAACATTCTACGGGTGGAAAATCACGAATGATGGGGATTACCAAACGCGGTGACACATATATTCGAACACTTTTAATAAGCGGAGCTCGTGCTGTATTGGCGTCTTTTTCAAGAGGGCGAAAGCCTTTGAAAGAAAAAACTCAGTGGCTAGAGGATATATACATAAGACGAGGGCACAATATTGCTTGTGTCGCTTTGGCAAATAAAATGGCAAGAATTGCTTGGAGTTTAATTACGCACCAAACCAGTTACCGCCCAACAATATAAATAGGCGCACAGCAAAAATGCTGCACGCCTTTAATTAGACAGTTTTCCCTAGCAGATGCCAAGCAAGGCTTGATGACAAACAGGTTGGACCAACTCCTGAAAAACCTGACTCCGGCGGTGGCTTAAAAAGCCGTTGAGCCGATGAGGAGCAGGAGTGCGGAT belongs to Marinifilum sp. JC120 and includes:
- a CDS encoding IS110 family transposase, whose translation is MKVATIIGIDLAKSSIQLYGVDSRGKAVLKKKLPRKQILTFFANXPQCLVGMESCATSAYWQREIAKLGHTVKRIHARFVKPYLMADKNDANDAAAICEAVSRPHMRFVPPKGQEQSDIQALHRVRSALIQERTAKFNSVRGLLAENGIIIAKGAAHVRTHLPLILDDYENALSATVRILLRKQLDLIDVLDEQLNELDGMVKTLVXEREECSRLKEIPGVGDLTATILAAVLGNGNNFKNGRQFAAYLGLVPRQHSTGGKSRMMGITKRGDTYIRTLLISGARAVLASFSRGRKPLKEKTQWLEDIYIRRGHNIACVALANKMARIAWSLITHQTSYRPTI